The Maridesulfovibrio salexigens DSM 2638 region TGCTGGAGTCTTTAACTATGGCTTTATTGATGAGGAATCGCGTCTGAACATCAATGTTGCCACCATGTCCCAATTGCAGGGCTTCCCTAATATTTCCAACGTGCTGGCCTCTAATATCATTCTGTACCGGACCAAGAAACAAGGCAAGAAGGGCAAGGATGTTCCTCCGTCCGTGGCAATGGCTAAGGGGTTGGTTGACGGGCCGATCCGCAGTCTGGATGAATTGCTGCAAGTAAAGGGAATGACGCGGGATATACTCTATGGTTCTTCCGGCGCAGAAGGGATTGCCGGTCATCTGACCTGCTTTTCCTCGGGAAAGGTGAATATCAACACTGCCGGGAAGGAAGTACTTCACGCCGTGGGTTTTACCACAGGACAGGTTCAGAATCTGCTGGCCTACCGTCTTACCGGATGGAAGGGTTTTGCCTCGGTGCAGGCGGCGCTGAGTACCTTGGCAGCGGCTTCGCAGAGTACACATGTGGAACCGTTTCTGACTGTGCAGTCCAAGAATTTCAGCATGACCTGTCTGGCTGGGTTTGTTCCGGGCAGGCATGTCGAGCGTATTACGGCCAGAGTCAGTGTGGATAAGGATCAATTACGTTTTACCCGCTGGGAATCCGAATCTCTGCCGAGAATATGAACGAGGTTGTTCTATGAATTTAAAGAAGTTGTGCAAAATGATTCCTCTCCCCTGCCCCTTGGGGAAGAACGCTCGGATAGCCTTGCTGTTTGACGTGAAGGGCAGTTGCGCATCTTCGCTTGAATATTCTTCTAAAGAGCGGTTGTGGCAACCTCTGGCCCAATTGCCGGAAACGGATAATCCCAGCCCATGCGTATTGGTTTTGCCCTCGTCTATGGTGGCTTTGTGCCGTATCCCTAATCCGGTCAAAGAGCAGAAGGACGCAGTGGCTGATCTTGAAACGGAAGCCGGGCAGCGTTTATTCCGTTCCCTTGAGACCGGGGGGCGGGAAATGCGTTTTTACAGCGGTAATAAAGGTTTGAACGCAACCCTCGGCTGGATATCCAATGAGTATCTTCATGGATGTCTTGATAAAGCAAAGGATATGGGATTTCAGGTTACGTCCATTGTACTACCTGAGTTCGACCTGAAGGTTTCCGGTCCGACCCTGTTAGTGTCCCGTGAACACGGGGAAACCCGTCTATGCTGTATTTACAGGAAAGTCCCGGTGATCTGGGAGGTTGTACCGGATGGAGGCCCGTCCTTGGAAAGTGCACTGAGGGTGGTTCTTGCCCAGCTTGAGGCGGAAGAGAAGCCGATGCCGGAAAAGGTAATGTTCTGGGGTGCTCCCGGCGAAGCAGGTGAACCTGAGGGTTTTGCAGAGCTGATTGCAAAGGTACTGCCGGATGTTCCGCTGGAACAAATCCGGTCTTATGAAGACTTTTTGCCCCTGCTGCGTATGAACCGTACCAAAGGTTCGTTTCATGAAAGTCTGGAAGAGTGGGAGCGTATTCCTCTTGCTCCGAAGGACTATGTGCGTTCGGGGCTGGCTCTTGCGGGGGCAGTTGCGGGCTGCCTGCTGCTTTTCTTTGCTGTGATCCATATGAATACTCAGGATGCCAATGTTCTTAAGCAGGAAGCACATAAGATTCTATTTCTGGCCAAGCGTACTGATCTGGTGACAATGGAAATTCGGGAATATGTACGCCGTAACAATGATATTTTAAGATATACGGTGAAGAAGCCTTTTGTTTCGCATGTGTTCCGCGATCTTGGTGATTCTGTTCCGGCTCAGGTGAAATTGGACACCATGCGCCTTGATCAATCCGGCAAGATAACCCTGCAAGGGGAGGCAAAAAGTGAAATCAGCCTCATGGCTTTGCTGGAAAATATAAGTAGTACAGAGATATTTTCCAATGCAGTGCTTGCTTCCATGAGTAAGCTGGAGCAAGGGCAGGGATTTCGTTTTGTAGTGGAACTTGATTTTCCCGCTTGGCAACAATTCTTCAAGCCCAAGAAGAAGCAGGAGGCAGCGCAATGAACATTCTGCTTGCCTCTTGGAACAAACTCGATCCGCGAGATCGCCGAGCTTTAGGCATATGTCTAATTTTTCTGTTCTCTGTGGTGCTTTATATGGGTGTTTTGGCTCCGCTCGGCAATATGTATGAAGCCACAGTTCAGGAACAGGTGGAGTTGAAGCAGGAAATTCAGCTTAACACACCCAAAGCCATGGTCCTGCCTGACCGTGAAGCCAAGTTGCGTCAGGTTAAGAATGAATATGAATCCCTTAAGCGGCAACTTGATCTAGTGGATCGCAGGGATTGGAGTTCTTCGGATATTTATAATGAAATCAGGGACTATGCGACCATCACCGGGGTTGTCATCAAAGAAATGCGTCCTCTATCGCAAAAACCGAATGGTTTCCTGAGCAGTCAGCCTATGGATGTGACTTTCAGTGGTTCTTTCACAGCCATTGAGAAATTTATTTATTATCTGGAAACCTCTCCGCAGGTCTTTGTAGTTTCGGAAATCTCACTGACGGGCAAGAGTGGTGCTATGCAGGGCGGGCTGGTTGTCAGCAAGTATTCTATTCCAGCCAAGGCAGATTCCAAGATGCCGGAGCATGCTGTAAGTCTCGTGCTCTCCATGCCGCCTTGGATCGGGTATGCTCCTTTTGAAATCGCCCGTCACAATGGATGGCTCAATTCGAACGGTACGCGCATCGAGTGCTATTTCTCCGAGCATGAAAAAACAAATTTTGAAAAATTATATGCCGGAGAAATAGATGGTACTGCCACTCATGCTCTGGAGCTTGTCCAGCTCCTGACCAGAGGGGTGGACTTGCGTATAGTGGCACCCTTGGCACAGTTCAAAACCGGGGATGTCCTTATGGTTGCCGGAAATTCGAATATCAAAACCGTGCAGGATCTGCGCGGTAAAACCGTTTTCCTGCAAACAGGCGGAACAGCCCATTATTTCCTGTATGAAGTCCTCAAGCAGAACGGCATGTCACTTTCGGATGTTACGGTGAGTGATATGTCCCGCGAAATTGTGGCCCAAAGTTTGAGAGCGGGACTTATTGAAGCCGGGGTAACTTTTGAACCGTTTGTCAGCAGATTGCAGAAAATGCGTATTGCCAGACCTGTGGCTGGACCGGCCGAGGTGGATAACTGGAGTCTTCAGTTTCTGGTCCTGCGCGAAGATGCTCTGCCCGGCAACGGTAAGGCGGTTGAAACCCTCATCAGCGGTTTTTCCCGTGCAGTGCGCTGGTGGCAGGAAAATCCGGACGAGGCCGTACAGTTCCTGAGCGCCAATAATCCGCAAGGAGTTTCGCAGAATACCATTAAGGAGGTCATGAAGAGTGTCCGGTTCCTAACTTCCGAAAAGGCGCGGGCTTATTTCTGCACCGAGCCGGAAGTGGACAATTCCATGGATGAGTATTTCAGGAAATATGAGAACTTTTTTAAACAGGAACTCGGTTATGAAGTAATCGTTCCCAAGGCTGATGTCCTTGATTGGAGATATGCCCGCAAGGTGTTCAATTGTACTGCGCATGCAAATGCAACGCACGGGGCAGGGGGCTGATTTATGGGCATGGAAAAATACTTACATAAAGCTGCTGCGGATGCATTTTTCAGGTTGGCGCTCATTATTGCAAGCCTGACCCTGCTAGGTGCGCTGATCATTCTTTCCTTGCCCGAGCCGAAGCCCAGAGCGTTTAATTATGTGGATGCCATGCGCGATCTTCCTCCTCCTGACCCGCTGACCTATCCGTATTATTCCTTTTTCACTACCAAGCGCCGGCATATCTTTCAGTATGGCCAGCTTAATCTGGTTCAGCGCTCTTATAGACGCGCGGCTCCGGCCTTGCCCCCCGGACCGGATGTCTCCGGCCTATCGCTTATGGCGACCATGCCGGGGGAAGGTAAATCCTATGCTATCATCAGCGGAATTAACGGAGGGGCAAGCACTTTAGTGACCCTCGGTCAGATGGTCAGGGAAAGCGTTCTTGTGGAAATTGCTTCCAACCATGTGACCTTGGCCCGCAATGATCAGAATGTCACACTGCCCATGAATACCGTTTGGGATGAGCAGGCGGAAAGTTTGTTGAGCGAGTCCGGAGTTACTAAAAAAGCCGGTGTTTCATATAAGCTTACTGTTCCTGCGGAAGCTGAGGGTAAGGGCGGTTCAGTAGATATTAAGGGATTGGGTGTGAATCTTATCCCGCTCACAGTGGTTGAGCGTAAAGATATGGGGATTCCATCCGGTCGTGGATTGAAAGTGGCTCGCGTATTGCGCAAGGATACAGGTTTATTGCCGGAGGATTTGCTTTTGGCTGTTTCCGGCAGGCCCGTTGGTTCAATCGCGCAGGTCAGTGATATATTGAAAAGTAAAATCGGCAAGGAAGTGTTTCTGACAATAATTCGTAAAGGAAAACCCATGAATGTGAACATGACTGTTCCCTGATGTGCAGGAAATTGAATTGATTCGCATTCAAGAAAGATAAGACGAGAGAATTCATGATGAGACTTGCCCGCAAAATACGATGGTTTTTCATTCTGGTAATGCTTTGTTCCCTTGTTGGGACGGGGGTAGGAGCTGGAGTTGCCCAAGCTGCGCCGAAAGGAAAAAATCTGATTGAGATAAATTTCCGGCAGACGGACATCATGGCTGTGCTGGAATTCTATTCGCATCTCATGGGCAAGACATTCATTCCCAACCCTGAATTGAAAGGACCGGTTACGGTTATCTCGCCGAAACCCGTAACCAGATTTGAAGCCCTGCGCTTGCTGTATTCCGTGTTGGATATGAAAGGTTATACCTTAGTACAGCAGAGCGGTTATTATAAGATTGTCTCCAAAAGCATGGCTGTGCACGAAGGGCTGAATGTTGATTCCATAACTGTGGGCGGCGACCAGATGGTTACGGAAGTCATTATGCTTAAGTACCTGAAAGCAGCAGACGTGATAGCAGACTTTAGGCAGATTCTGTCTCCTGAAGGCTCAATTTTTTCTGGTAAATCTAATAATTATATCGTCTTCACGGATACTGCCGCCAATGTGAACAAGATCAAGGAATTGATCAGCCACATTGATATGCCCGGTTCCCTGCCGGTCTCCAAGACTTATTCCCTGCAGTATATTGAGGCCAAGACTGTGGCTCCTATGTTGACCAAGCTTTATACTGAAAAGGTAGGAAAGGTTACCCAGAGTACTGTTCAGATCCTTTCCATGGATGAAACCAATTCTTTGATCGTGTTGGCTCCGGAAAGTGTGCATGACGATATCACTTCAATTATATCCAAGCTTGATGTCCGCACTATGCAGGTATCCATAAAGGCCTATCTTGTTGAGGTTACCCTGACAGATGAAACCAAACTCGGTTTTGAGTGGATGTTTTCCACCAATGCTGATGGCACAGACCTTAAAGGAGCATTGGATTTCGGGCATATTTTCGATCCTACCGGAATAGCCAACACTGCGCAGGAGGCTTTGAAGTTTTCCATTATCAATTCGGATAATTTTAAGATGATGATGAACTTTTTTGCCTCTGACGACAGCTCCCGCGTGGTGTCTGCGCCGCATATAGTGGCTTTGGATAACCAGAAAGCGAGTATTGCCGTGGGTACGGAAATACCTATTCTCAAGCTGACCCAGACTTCGGTGACTTCCCAGCAGAATGTAATCAAGACCTATGATCATCGTAAATTCGGCATGCAGCTTAATATCACGCCCACCATCGCGGAAAACCGGGATGTAACTCTCAAGATAGACCAGACCCTGTCCAGCCTGCTTGCTGACGACACTGATCCTGATAAGTGGCAGTCCACGGACCGTGCGGCTTCCACAACCGTGCTGGTCAAGGATGCCCAGACCCTCGTTATCGGTGGCCTCATGACAGTTAACAGCGCCCTTGACAAGAAAGGGGCTCCTTATCTGCGGAATATGCCCGTGCTCGGTCCTTTGTTCGGTTCCCAGGATGACTCTATGACCAAGTCGGAATTGTTGTTGTTCCTTACTCCATATGTAATCGCCACGCCTGATGAGGCTGATGCGATGAGTGGCCTGCGTAAGGCTCAGAGTCCTATGGCGGTGGACGAATTCGGTTTGATTTTCGACCTTTAGCCCCGGAAAGAACTATGCAGGAAAACGAAATCAAACTTCTTCCGCCAACCTTCTATGACCTCTCCTCGCCCGACAGGATCAGAGGATGGTGGCAAAGGGTCCGGCAGGCCGGGGAGTCAGAACAGGATGCGCTGAAAAGTACTGCGGAGTTGCTTGGTCTGGAGTGGATGGAGCTTGATAAAACTTATCTTGCCGAGCCGGGAGTTGTGCAGCTTGTACCGGAAAATTTCGCAAAGAACCATCTTCTGTTGCCCTTGGCAAAGGAGCAGGACGGAGTTGTGCGGGTTGCCGTTGCCACACCTTTTCTGGGTACTTCCGTTTCTGAAATGGAGCAGGCTCTGGATATGACCGTGCACATGGTGCTGGCTCCGGCGGACAATCTTGTGGATGCCCTTGAGCGGGCTTATTCCGGTGAAGGAATGGAGGGCGTTTTTACCAGTCTGGATGAAGACCTTGATTCTTTGGATGATGTTGAGGACCTGCGTGATATGGCACAGGCCGCACCTGTGATCCGACTGGTTAACAATACTTTCCGCGATGCCATTGCTCAGGGGGCATCGGATATTCATATCTCGCCTTATGAAGACGGTCTGGAAATCCGTTTTCGGGTGGATGGCATCCTGCATGTGGTTAATACTGTGCCTAGAAAATATCAGGCCGCAATCATTTCCAGAATCAAGATCATGTCCAATCTGGACATTGCCGAGCGCAGGATTCCGCAGGACGGTCGTATTCGTTTGAAGATGGAGCAGTCCGATTATGATATCCGTGTGGCCTCCACGCCGACCGTGTTCGGGGAAGGTGTGGTTATGCGTATTCTGGATAAATCTTCAATTAAGGTCGATATTTCAGACGTAGGCTTTGAGCCGGATATGCTCGAAACATGGAAGTCACTCGTTCATCGTCCTCATGGAGCGATCTTGGTTACCGGACCGACCGGTTCCGGTAAGACTACCACGCTCTACGCTTCGCTGAATTACATCAAGTCTCCGGAACTTAAGATCATTACCACTGAAGATCCGGTTGAATACCAGTTGCGCGGCATAGATCAGATTCAAGTTAATCCCAAGGTCGGATTGACCTTTGCCGCTGCCCTCAGAAGCATTCTGCGTCAGGACCCTGATGTAATCATGGTCGGGGAAATCCGCGATTTCGAAACCGCAGAAATTGCCATTCAGTCTTCCCTGACCGGACACCTCGTGCTTTCCACCCTGCATACCAATGATGCGCCCACAGCTATTACCCGTCTGGTGGAGATGGGCATTGCCCCTTACCTTGCCGCACCCACTCTTGCCGGAGCAATGGCTCAGCGGCTTTTGCGCAGGCTGTGCAGCAATTGCAAGAAACAAGGGGCTGATGGCAAGTGGCAGGCTGTGGGCTGTGAGGTTTGTGACGGTTCCGGTTACAAGGGCAGGCTCGGAATATTCGAGTTGCTGATTAATACTCCGGCAATCCAGACGCTTATCCAGAACGGAGCCAGTGCCGCGGATATTGGAGCGCAGGCGCAGAAAGAAGGTATGCGCACTCTGCTTCAGGATGGACTTGCCAAGGCTGCCAAGGGACTGACCACGGAAGAGGAAGTGTATCGAATGGCTCAGGATAACTAAGTAATTGGAAGTTTTATGGCAAAGTTTATGTACACGGCAATCAAAGACGGACAGCAGCTTTCAGGAGAGATGGAAGCTGCTGATGCCGCCGCTGTGCAACGTGAACTTTCTGGTCAGGGAGCCAGAGTGCTGCGTGTCGAGCGCAAGGACGGCGGTCCGGGGGAAGATCCGAAAGCAAAGGCGAAGAGCCAGTCTCTTTTCGGTAAACGAATCAGCTATAAGCAGATAACCTCTTTTACCCGTCAGTTC contains the following coding sequences:
- a CDS encoding general secretion pathway protein GspK; translation: MLKNVTGHTNVSAEQGFALVVTLWVMAILGIMAASFSYEAVCETKVESWSSQDRRAYNLARGGVHRAAGIIREHARDPVHSITDKWFSGETLYKDIKFGPGYYSIIRPESGSAKRKKSGKDSKAAKDAGVFNYGFIDEESRLNINVATMSQLQGFPNISNVLASNIILYRTKKQGKKGKDVPPSVAMAKGLVDGPIRSLDELLQVKGMTRDILYGSSGAEGIAGHLTCFSSGKVNINTAGKEVLHAVGFTTGQVQNLLAYRLTGWKGFASVQAALSTLAAASQSTHVEPFLTVQSKNFSMTCLAGFVPGRHVERITARVSVDKDQLRFTRWESESLPRI
- a CDS encoding PilN domain-containing protein; the protein is MNLKKLCKMIPLPCPLGKNARIALLFDVKGSCASSLEYSSKERLWQPLAQLPETDNPSPCVLVLPSSMVALCRIPNPVKEQKDAVADLETEAGQRLFRSLETGGREMRFYSGNKGLNATLGWISNEYLHGCLDKAKDMGFQVTSIVLPEFDLKVSGPTLLVSREHGETRLCCIYRKVPVIWEVVPDGGPSLESALRVVLAQLEAEEKPMPEKVMFWGAPGEAGEPEGFAELIAKVLPDVPLEQIRSYEDFLPLLRMNRTKGSFHESLEEWERIPLAPKDYVRSGLALAGAVAGCLLLFFAVIHMNTQDANVLKQEAHKILFLAKRTDLVTMEIREYVRRNNDILRYTVKKPFVSHVFRDLGDSVPAQVKLDTMRLDQSGKITLQGEAKSEISLMALLENISSTEIFSNAVLASMSKLEQGQGFRFVVELDFPAWQQFFKPKKKQEAAQ
- the pilO gene encoding type 4a pilus biogenesis protein PilO → MNILLASWNKLDPRDRRALGICLIFLFSVVLYMGVLAPLGNMYEATVQEQVELKQEIQLNTPKAMVLPDREAKLRQVKNEYESLKRQLDLVDRRDWSSSDIYNEIRDYATITGVVIKEMRPLSQKPNGFLSSQPMDVTFSGSFTAIEKFIYYLETSPQVFVVSEISLTGKSGAMQGGLVVSKYSIPAKADSKMPEHAVSLVLSMPPWIGYAPFEIARHNGWLNSNGTRIECYFSEHEKTNFEKLYAGEIDGTATHALELVQLLTRGVDLRIVAPLAQFKTGDVLMVAGNSNIKTVQDLRGKTVFLQTGGTAHYFLYEVLKQNGMSLSDVTVSDMSREIVAQSLRAGLIEAGVTFEPFVSRLQKMRIARPVAGPAEVDNWSLQFLVLREDALPGNGKAVETLISGFSRAVRWWQENPDEAVQFLSANNPQGVSQNTIKEVMKSVRFLTSEKARAYFCTEPEVDNSMDEYFRKYENFFKQELGYEVIVPKADVLDWRYARKVFNCTAHANATHGAGG
- a CDS encoding PDZ domain-containing protein, with the translated sequence MGMEKYLHKAAADAFFRLALIIASLTLLGALIILSLPEPKPRAFNYVDAMRDLPPPDPLTYPYYSFFTTKRRHIFQYGQLNLVQRSYRRAAPALPPGPDVSGLSLMATMPGEGKSYAIISGINGGASTLVTLGQMVRESVLVEIASNHVTLARNDQNVTLPMNTVWDEQAESLLSESGVTKKAGVSYKLTVPAEAEGKGGSVDIKGLGVNLIPLTVVERKDMGIPSGRGLKVARVLRKDTGLLPEDLLLAVSGRPVGSIAQVSDILKSKIGKEVFLTIIRKGKPMNVNMTVP
- a CDS encoding secretin N-terminal domain-containing protein, with the translated sequence MMRLARKIRWFFILVMLCSLVGTGVGAGVAQAAPKGKNLIEINFRQTDIMAVLEFYSHLMGKTFIPNPELKGPVTVISPKPVTRFEALRLLYSVLDMKGYTLVQQSGYYKIVSKSMAVHEGLNVDSITVGGDQMVTEVIMLKYLKAADVIADFRQILSPEGSIFSGKSNNYIVFTDTAANVNKIKELISHIDMPGSLPVSKTYSLQYIEAKTVAPMLTKLYTEKVGKVTQSTVQILSMDETNSLIVLAPESVHDDITSIISKLDVRTMQVSIKAYLVEVTLTDETKLGFEWMFSTNADGTDLKGALDFGHIFDPTGIANTAQEALKFSIINSDNFKMMMNFFASDDSSRVVSAPHIVALDNQKASIAVGTEIPILKLTQTSVTSQQNVIKTYDHRKFGMQLNITPTIAENRDVTLKIDQTLSSLLADDTDPDKWQSTDRAASTTVLVKDAQTLVIGGLMTVNSALDKKGAPYLRNMPVLGPLFGSQDDSMTKSELLLFLTPYVIATPDEADAMSGLRKAQSPMAVDEFGLIFDL
- a CDS encoding GspE/PulE family protein, which translates into the protein MQENEIKLLPPTFYDLSSPDRIRGWWQRVRQAGESEQDALKSTAELLGLEWMELDKTYLAEPGVVQLVPENFAKNHLLLPLAKEQDGVVRVAVATPFLGTSVSEMEQALDMTVHMVLAPADNLVDALERAYSGEGMEGVFTSLDEDLDSLDDVEDLRDMAQAAPVIRLVNNTFRDAIAQGASDIHISPYEDGLEIRFRVDGILHVVNTVPRKYQAAIISRIKIMSNLDIAERRIPQDGRIRLKMEQSDYDIRVASTPTVFGEGVVMRILDKSSIKVDISDVGFEPDMLETWKSLVHRPHGAILVTGPTGSGKTTTLYASLNYIKSPELKIITTEDPVEYQLRGIDQIQVNPKVGLTFAAALRSILRQDPDVIMVGEIRDFETAEIAIQSSLTGHLVLSTLHTNDAPTAITRLVEMGIAPYLAAPTLAGAMAQRLLRRLCSNCKKQGADGKWQAVGCEVCDGSGYKGRLGIFELLINTPAIQTLIQNGASAADIGAQAQKEGMRTLLQDGLAKAAKGLTTEEEVYRMAQDN